A part of Oncorhynchus gorbuscha isolate QuinsamMale2020 ecotype Even-year linkage group LG09, OgorEven_v1.0, whole genome shotgun sequence genomic DNA contains:
- the LOC124043235 gene encoding nuclear pore complex protein Nup153-like isoform X3, whose product MVNAMTGQLEQLSGAESIFNLAMAATGGGKIRSRRCHSASKPYAKSKQQQPGLISRVTDTVKSIVPSWLQKYFRNGEAAEGGGAIVGAEQNSQAPPPNGSEEVAPLPDGRDTPEPCTSNTEPSTSRASLNFQDVLSRPPLNRSHLHFPSLDTSLARRGPSSLFSQPSTSSAPFVGASPSFSLVKEIKDNSSQHEDDNISTTSGFSSRASDKDVPNSKTASLPQLWSPEMDRTHSGPQQSQSSLKKPAFNLSVFGTSSTVSVSQSSQSSTSTMNSSVLNSSQLGDSPFYPGKTTYGGAAAVRTARSRTAIPYQAPLRRQIRAKPAGAQPCGVTSATARRILQSLERMSSPLADAKRIPSTVSSPLSTSLDGSTLHLSHFQAKKKLLDSPLPPVQKLVIPAAASVSGNRSMSFRPSLTPGGLARTPRDTPTRQSPLIPEAVAGPSQSTSSILPTYPLSSTPAFSSTGSGGGKMKRERTSTRPSSKRPEDQIAELSDLPAISLPHSPSFSLPSFSFFQPPTATVTPTAALTTSPVLEEPFPNKVPPTTAPSTPPSTPFTFSSPIVMATAASPPSFSPSSGFTFSAPVVKTGLSLSNGKMATPVLAAVKHAASESMDEFEGPYKPAKVLKQGSVLDLLNGPGFAVPVTQTSPVPKAHQETPALSTNTPSLGDLFKATTGSWDCDTCVVQNKPTDTKCVTSVTPQLNSGPSLAKTDSIPLLSGLEGSTTTTTPAATFGALFTKPAGSWDCDTCLVQNKPDAVKCVACETTKPGTGVKASLTMPAFLEAKTLPAAAPLLGFGDKFKKPEGAWECGVCMVQNKAQDTKCVSCGIAKPGATAAPPSLTPTPVSATPLLGFGAQFKKPEGAWECEVCCVENKGADKECVACQTPKPGAKVEPKAFGSSSFGIQSSSDSGGFKFGMGASSDSGSGGFKFGGTLLDSSSSGGFKFGASASSDSTSTDTSSSAGFKFGGSSEGCKFAASAASTPAVDEGKKAEAPGMGAGFKFGVGGGLSFGTAAAASTESKPPYSGFSFHLVATSDSSSSTFSLPVSTENDSGASTETTTTTTTAAAPMFGKLAEAKATALTTPLGGSIFRESLEKDKAPSFTFGKHEKEVASMGSGFLFSVPSKEGVASAPSTGFSFSKPDAPKDQPNAPALAFEKPEDQSETPAAEAPKPSFSFGQSTIDAAAPKPAFGFMASTTTTSSSSSSTPASAPIPAPSTFLFGQSASTEATPAKSFLFGQSQDSLPAPAVSLNPGPAQPFLFGSGPNAAAPSFTFGAAAPSTAAPSAAPAPFVFSPASSTGFGSGQAPNFGQGTPHTSAPAFGSPAPSPFSATASQPPAFGAKPNSVPVFGHQANSTPAFGSSVPTTPGGGFQFGGASVFGTSSNSTGVFAFGGAPGGSPAPSATPSIATQPSATGSGFNFAAPPTFNIGSKSTTFTAAATGQHSIPGRKIKTAVRRKK is encoded by the exons CAGCAGCCTGGCCTGATTAGTCGAGTGACAGACACAGTCAAGAGCATCGTTCCTTCTTGGCTGCAGAAATACTTCAGGAATGGGGAGGCTGCAGAGGGGGGAGGGGCCATAGTGGGGGCGGAGCAGAACAGCCAGGCCCCTCCCCCAAATGGCAGCGAGGAGGTAGCACCCCTTCCTGATGGACGGGACACTCCGGAGCCCTGTACCAGCAATACAG AACCTTCGACAAGCAGGGCATCCCTGAACTTCCAGGATGTTCTGTCAAGGCCCCCCCTCAACCGCTCTCACCTCCATTTCCCCTCCTTGGACACCTCCCTGGCCCGCAGGGGCCCTAGCTCTCTTTTCTCCCAGCCCTCCACCTCCTCTGCCCCCTTCGTTGGGGCCTCGCCCAGCTTCTCCCTTGTCAAAGAGATCAAGGACAACAGCTCACAGCACGAGGACGACAACATCTCTACCACCAGCGGCTTCTCTTCACGTGCATCAGACAAAG ATGTACCTAATTCGAAGACCGCATCTCTACCCCAGCTCTGGTCCCCGGAGATGGACCGGACCCACTCTGGGCCACAGCAGTCCCAGTCCAGTCTCAAGAAGCCTGCGTTCAACCTGTCTGTCTTTGGGACGTCCTCCACTGTGAGTGTCAGTCAGTCAAGTCAGTCCTCCACT TCTACGATGAACAGTTCAGTGCTGAATTCCAGTCAGTTGGGGGATTCCCCCTTCTACCCAGGGAAGACTACCTACGGGGGAGCGGCTGCTGTTAGAACAGCCCGTTCACGCACAGCCATACCGTACCAG GCTCCATTGCGGAGACAGATCAGGGCCAAGCCTGCTGGGGCTCAGCCCTGTGGGGTGACCAGCGCTACCGCCCGACGCATCCTACAGTCCCTGGAGCGCATGTCCAGCCCCCTCGCT GATGCCAAGAGAATCCCCTCTACAGTTTCCTCTCCCTTATCAACA TCACTGGATGGCAGCACTCTACACCTTTCACATTTTCAGGCCAAAAAGAAACTG CtggactctcccctccctccagtccAGAAGCTGGTGATCCCGGCGGCAGCGTCAGTGTCGGGGAACCGTTCCATGTCCTTCAGGCCCTCTCTGACCCCTGGGGGCCTGGCTCGAACCCCTAGAGACACG CCCACAAGACAATCCCCTCTGATTCCTGAAGCAGTGGCAGGTCCTTCTCAAAGCACAAGCAGCATTCTACCCACCTACCCTCTGTCCAGCACTCCTGCattcagcagcacagggtcaggagGTGggaagatgaagagggagaggacCAGCACAAGACCCTCTTCCAAACGTCCTGAAGACCAG ATCGCTGAGCTATCGGACCTGCCAGCCATCTCGCTCCCCCATAGCCCGTCCTTCAGTCTGCCCAGCTTCAGCTTCTTCCAACCTCCCACCGCCACAGTCACGCCCACTGCCGCTCTCACTACCTCACCTGTCCTGGAGGAGCCCTTCCCTAATAAG GTGCCACCGACTACagccccctctacccctccctccacacCTTTCACCTTCTCCTCCCCCATCGTCATGGCAACTGCTGCTAGCCCACCGTCCTTCTCCCCGTCT TCTGGATTTACCTTCAGTGCACCTGTAGTGAAAACGGGTCTGTCACTATCCAACGGGAAGATGGCCACCCCAGTATTGGCAGCAG TGAAGCACGCTGCAAGTGAGAGCATGGATGAGTTTGAAGGGCCATATAAACCAGCCAAGGTGTTGAAACAGGGCAGTGTTCTGGACCTCCTGAATGGACCTG GATTTGCCGTTCCTGTTACTCAGACCTCCCCTGTCCCCAAAGCCCACCAGGAGACCCCAGCACTGTCCACCAACACCCCCTCCCTTGGGGACTTGTTCAAAGCGACAACCGGTTCCTGGGATTGTGACACTTGTGTGGTGCAGAACAAACCCACTGACACCAAGTGTGTGACCTCTGTGACCCCACAACTAAACTCCGGCCCCTCTTTAGCAAAAACTGACAGTATACCCTTGTTGTCCGGGCTGGAGggttccaccaccaccactactcccGCTGCAACTTTTGGGGCCTTGTTCACAAAGCCTGCAGGAAGCTGGGACTGTGACACTTGTCTGGTTCAGAACAAGCCTGATGCTGTCAAATGTGTGGCCTGTGAGACAACCAAGCCTGGGACTGGAGTTAAGGCCTCACTGACTATGCCTGCCTTCTTGGAGGCTAAGACTCTGCCCGCTGCTGCCCCACTCCTGGGCTTTGGAGACAAGTTTAAGAAGCCAGAGGGAGCATGGGAGTGTGGCGTGTGCATGGTGCAGAACAAGGCGCAGGACACCAAGTGTGTTTCCTGTGGGATCGCTAAGCCAG GAGCAACGGCTGCGCCTCCATCTCTAACTCCCACCCCTGTCAGCGCCACTCCTCTACTAGGCTTTGGGGCCCAGTTCAAGAAGCCAGAGGGAGCGTGGGAGTGTGAGGTGTGCTGTGTTGAGAACAAGGGAGCAGACAAGGAGTGTGTAGCCTGCCAGACCCCCAAGCCTGGAGCTAAAGTAGAGCCCAAAG CATTTGGTTCCTCATCGTTTGGgatccagtcctcttctgactcgGGGGGATTCAAGTTTGGCATGGGGGCGTCATCGGACTCAGGTTCTGGGGGCTTCAAATTCGGCGGCACCCTCTTGGACTCCTCATCTTCAGGGGGCTTCAAATTTGGTGCATCTGCCTCATCGGACTCTACCTCGACAGACACCAGCAGCTCTGCAGGCTTCAAATTTGGAGGCTCCTCTGAGGGATGCAAATTTGCAGCTTCAGCTGCTTCCACCCCTGCAGTGGACGAGGGGAAGAAGGCTGAAGCCCCCGGTATGGGTGCCGGGTTCAAATTCGGCGTCGGCGGTGGGCTCTCGTTCGGCACTGCGGCAGCTGCTAGCACGGAGAGCAAACCCCCTTACAGTGGGTTCTCCTTTCATCTGGTGGCAacctctgattcctcctcctctactttcaGCCTCCCTGTTTCTACAGAGAATGACAGTGGAGCTTCTACAGAAACCACGACTaccaccaccacagcagcagCACCTATGTTTGGGAAGCTGGCTGAAGCCAAGGCTACTGCGCTGACCACACCACTAGGGGGCAGCATATTCAGGGAATCACTAGAGAAAGACAAGGCCCCTTCTTTCACCTTTGGGAAGCACGAGAAGGAGGTTGCTTCTATGGGTTCTGGGTTCCTGTTCAGTGTTCCTAGTAAAGAGGGGGTGGCATCAGCTCCATCTACAGGCTTTTCCTTCAGTAAGCCAGACGCACCTAAAGACCAGCCCAATGCACCTGCCTTGGCCTTTGAGAAGCCGGAAGACCAGAGTGAGACCCCAGCAGCAGAAGCCCCTAAGCCCTCATTCAGCTTTGGGCAAAGCACAATAG ATGCTGCAGCCCCAAAGCCAGCATTTGGGTTCATGGcaagcaccaccaccacctcttctTCAAGCAGCTCTACCCCTGCCTCAGCCCCCATCCCGGCCCCCAGTACCTTCCTGTTCGGGCAGAGTGCCTCTACTGAGGCCACCCCAGCCAAGTCCTTCTTGTTTGGGCAGAGCCAGGACAGCCTGCCTGCCCCTGCAGTCTCTCTGAACCCTGGCCCGGCTCAGCCCTTCCTGTTTGGGTCTGGACCTAATGCTGCTGCTCCCTCCTTCACTTTTGGAGCAGCTGCACCCTCCACTGCAG ctcCATCAGCAGCCCCTGCTCCATTTGTATTCAGCCCTGCCTCCTCCACTGGGTTTGGGTCAGGACAAGCTCCCAACTTTGGTCAGGGCACCCCTCATACCAGTGCCCCAGCGTTTGGTTCCCCTGCCCCGTCCCCCTTCTCTGCCACTGCCTCCCAGCCCCCTGCCTTCGGAGCCAAGCCCAACTCTGTCCCTGTGTTTGGCCACCAAGCCAACTCCACTCCTGCTTTTGGCTCATCTGTCCCCACCACACCAG GTGGAGGTTTCCAGTTCGGCGGAGCCAGTGTGTTCGGCACCTCCAGTAACAGCACGGGGGTGTTTGCTTTCGGAGGGGCACCAGGAGGGTCCCCCGCCCCTTCTGCCACACCCTCCATCGCAACCCAACCCAGTGCAACTGGAAGTGGTTTCAACTTCGCAGCGCCCCCTACCTTTAATATTGG ATCAAAGAGCACCACCTTCACTGCAGCTGCCACCGGACAGCACTCAATCCCCGGTCGCAAGATCAAAACAGCCGTCCGACGTAAGAAGTAA
- the LOC124043235 gene encoding nuclear pore complex protein Nup153-like isoform X2, translating into MVNAMTGQLEQLSGAESIFNLAMAATGGGKIRSRRCHSASKPYAKSKQMSRSEVEHMVVIRSQKLPGEWAQQPGLISRVTDTVKSIVPSWLQKYFRNGEAAEGGGAIVGAEQNSQAPPPNGSEEVAPLPDGRDTPEPCTSNTEPSTSRASLNFQDVLSRPPLNRSHLHFPSLDTSLARRGPSSLFSQPSTSSAPFVGASPSFSLVKEIKDNSSQHEDDNISTTSGFSSRASDKDVPNSKTASLPQLWSPEMDRTHSGPQQSQSSLKKPAFNLSVFGTSSTSTMNSSVLNSSQLGDSPFYPGKTTYGGAAAVRTARSRTAIPYQAPLRRQIRAKPAGAQPCGVTSATARRILQSLERMSSPLADAKRIPSTVSSPLSTSLDGSTLHLSHFQAKKKLLDSPLPPVQKLVIPAAASVSGNRSMSFRPSLTPGGLARTPRDTPTRQSPLIPEAVAGPSQSTSSILPTYPLSSTPAFSSTGSGGGKMKRERTSTRPSSKRPEDQIAELSDLPAISLPHSPSFSLPSFSFFQPPTATVTPTAALTTSPVLEEPFPNKVPPTTAPSTPPSTPFTFSSPIVMATAASPPSFSPSSGFTFSAPVVKTGLSLSNGKMATPVLAAVKHAASESMDEFEGPYKPAKVLKQGSVLDLLNGPGFAVPVTQTSPVPKAHQETPALSTNTPSLGDLFKATTGSWDCDTCVVQNKPTDTKCVTSVTPQLNSGPSLAKTDSIPLLSGLEGSTTTTTPAATFGALFTKPAGSWDCDTCLVQNKPDAVKCVACETTKPGTGVKASLTMPAFLEAKTLPAAAPLLGFGDKFKKPEGAWECGVCMVQNKAQDTKCVSCGIAKPGATAAPPSLTPTPVSATPLLGFGAQFKKPEGAWECEVCCVENKGADKECVACQTPKPGAKVEPKAFGSSSFGIQSSSDSGGFKFGMGASSDSGSGGFKFGGTLLDSSSSGGFKFGASASSDSTSTDTSSSAGFKFGGSSEGCKFAASAASTPAVDEGKKAEAPGMGAGFKFGVGGGLSFGTAAAASTESKPPYSGFSFHLVATSDSSSSTFSLPVSTENDSGASTETTTTTTTAAAPMFGKLAEAKATALTTPLGGSIFRESLEKDKAPSFTFGKHEKEVASMGSGFLFSVPSKEGVASAPSTGFSFSKPDAPKDQPNAPALAFEKPEDQSETPAAEAPKPSFSFGQSTIDAAAPKPAFGFMASTTTTSSSSSSTPASAPIPAPSTFLFGQSASTEATPAKSFLFGQSQDSLPAPAVSLNPGPAQPFLFGSGPNAAAPSFTFGAAAPSTAAPSAAPAPFVFSPASSTGFGSGQAPNFGQGTPHTSAPAFGSPAPSPFSATASQPPAFGAKPNSVPVFGHQANSTPAFGSSVPTTPGGGFQFGGASVFGTSSNSTGVFAFGGAPGGSPAPSATPSIATQPSATGSGFNFAAPPTFNIGSKSTTFTAAATGQHSIPGRKIKTAVRRKK; encoded by the exons ATGAGCAGAAGTGAAGTGGAGCATATGGTCGTTATCAGGAGTCAAAAGCTACCAGGAGAATGGGCG CAGCAGCCTGGCCTGATTAGTCGAGTGACAGACACAGTCAAGAGCATCGTTCCTTCTTGGCTGCAGAAATACTTCAGGAATGGGGAGGCTGCAGAGGGGGGAGGGGCCATAGTGGGGGCGGAGCAGAACAGCCAGGCCCCTCCCCCAAATGGCAGCGAGGAGGTAGCACCCCTTCCTGATGGACGGGACACTCCGGAGCCCTGTACCAGCAATACAG AACCTTCGACAAGCAGGGCATCCCTGAACTTCCAGGATGTTCTGTCAAGGCCCCCCCTCAACCGCTCTCACCTCCATTTCCCCTCCTTGGACACCTCCCTGGCCCGCAGGGGCCCTAGCTCTCTTTTCTCCCAGCCCTCCACCTCCTCTGCCCCCTTCGTTGGGGCCTCGCCCAGCTTCTCCCTTGTCAAAGAGATCAAGGACAACAGCTCACAGCACGAGGACGACAACATCTCTACCACCAGCGGCTTCTCTTCACGTGCATCAGACAAAG ATGTACCTAATTCGAAGACCGCATCTCTACCCCAGCTCTGGTCCCCGGAGATGGACCGGACCCACTCTGGGCCACAGCAGTCCCAGTCCAGTCTCAAGAAGCCTGCGTTCAACCTGTCTGTCTTTGGGACGTCCTCCACT TCTACGATGAACAGTTCAGTGCTGAATTCCAGTCAGTTGGGGGATTCCCCCTTCTACCCAGGGAAGACTACCTACGGGGGAGCGGCTGCTGTTAGAACAGCCCGTTCACGCACAGCCATACCGTACCAG GCTCCATTGCGGAGACAGATCAGGGCCAAGCCTGCTGGGGCTCAGCCCTGTGGGGTGACCAGCGCTACCGCCCGACGCATCCTACAGTCCCTGGAGCGCATGTCCAGCCCCCTCGCT GATGCCAAGAGAATCCCCTCTACAGTTTCCTCTCCCTTATCAACA TCACTGGATGGCAGCACTCTACACCTTTCACATTTTCAGGCCAAAAAGAAACTG CtggactctcccctccctccagtccAGAAGCTGGTGATCCCGGCGGCAGCGTCAGTGTCGGGGAACCGTTCCATGTCCTTCAGGCCCTCTCTGACCCCTGGGGGCCTGGCTCGAACCCCTAGAGACACG CCCACAAGACAATCCCCTCTGATTCCTGAAGCAGTGGCAGGTCCTTCTCAAAGCACAAGCAGCATTCTACCCACCTACCCTCTGTCCAGCACTCCTGCattcagcagcacagggtcaggagGTGggaagatgaagagggagaggacCAGCACAAGACCCTCTTCCAAACGTCCTGAAGACCAG ATCGCTGAGCTATCGGACCTGCCAGCCATCTCGCTCCCCCATAGCCCGTCCTTCAGTCTGCCCAGCTTCAGCTTCTTCCAACCTCCCACCGCCACAGTCACGCCCACTGCCGCTCTCACTACCTCACCTGTCCTGGAGGAGCCCTTCCCTAATAAG GTGCCACCGACTACagccccctctacccctccctccacacCTTTCACCTTCTCCTCCCCCATCGTCATGGCAACTGCTGCTAGCCCACCGTCCTTCTCCCCGTCT TCTGGATTTACCTTCAGTGCACCTGTAGTGAAAACGGGTCTGTCACTATCCAACGGGAAGATGGCCACCCCAGTATTGGCAGCAG TGAAGCACGCTGCAAGTGAGAGCATGGATGAGTTTGAAGGGCCATATAAACCAGCCAAGGTGTTGAAACAGGGCAGTGTTCTGGACCTCCTGAATGGACCTG GATTTGCCGTTCCTGTTACTCAGACCTCCCCTGTCCCCAAAGCCCACCAGGAGACCCCAGCACTGTCCACCAACACCCCCTCCCTTGGGGACTTGTTCAAAGCGACAACCGGTTCCTGGGATTGTGACACTTGTGTGGTGCAGAACAAACCCACTGACACCAAGTGTGTGACCTCTGTGACCCCACAACTAAACTCCGGCCCCTCTTTAGCAAAAACTGACAGTATACCCTTGTTGTCCGGGCTGGAGggttccaccaccaccactactcccGCTGCAACTTTTGGGGCCTTGTTCACAAAGCCTGCAGGAAGCTGGGACTGTGACACTTGTCTGGTTCAGAACAAGCCTGATGCTGTCAAATGTGTGGCCTGTGAGACAACCAAGCCTGGGACTGGAGTTAAGGCCTCACTGACTATGCCTGCCTTCTTGGAGGCTAAGACTCTGCCCGCTGCTGCCCCACTCCTGGGCTTTGGAGACAAGTTTAAGAAGCCAGAGGGAGCATGGGAGTGTGGCGTGTGCATGGTGCAGAACAAGGCGCAGGACACCAAGTGTGTTTCCTGTGGGATCGCTAAGCCAG GAGCAACGGCTGCGCCTCCATCTCTAACTCCCACCCCTGTCAGCGCCACTCCTCTACTAGGCTTTGGGGCCCAGTTCAAGAAGCCAGAGGGAGCGTGGGAGTGTGAGGTGTGCTGTGTTGAGAACAAGGGAGCAGACAAGGAGTGTGTAGCCTGCCAGACCCCCAAGCCTGGAGCTAAAGTAGAGCCCAAAG CATTTGGTTCCTCATCGTTTGGgatccagtcctcttctgactcgGGGGGATTCAAGTTTGGCATGGGGGCGTCATCGGACTCAGGTTCTGGGGGCTTCAAATTCGGCGGCACCCTCTTGGACTCCTCATCTTCAGGGGGCTTCAAATTTGGTGCATCTGCCTCATCGGACTCTACCTCGACAGACACCAGCAGCTCTGCAGGCTTCAAATTTGGAGGCTCCTCTGAGGGATGCAAATTTGCAGCTTCAGCTGCTTCCACCCCTGCAGTGGACGAGGGGAAGAAGGCTGAAGCCCCCGGTATGGGTGCCGGGTTCAAATTCGGCGTCGGCGGTGGGCTCTCGTTCGGCACTGCGGCAGCTGCTAGCACGGAGAGCAAACCCCCTTACAGTGGGTTCTCCTTTCATCTGGTGGCAacctctgattcctcctcctctactttcaGCCTCCCTGTTTCTACAGAGAATGACAGTGGAGCTTCTACAGAAACCACGACTaccaccaccacagcagcagCACCTATGTTTGGGAAGCTGGCTGAAGCCAAGGCTACTGCGCTGACCACACCACTAGGGGGCAGCATATTCAGGGAATCACTAGAGAAAGACAAGGCCCCTTCTTTCACCTTTGGGAAGCACGAGAAGGAGGTTGCTTCTATGGGTTCTGGGTTCCTGTTCAGTGTTCCTAGTAAAGAGGGGGTGGCATCAGCTCCATCTACAGGCTTTTCCTTCAGTAAGCCAGACGCACCTAAAGACCAGCCCAATGCACCTGCCTTGGCCTTTGAGAAGCCGGAAGACCAGAGTGAGACCCCAGCAGCAGAAGCCCCTAAGCCCTCATTCAGCTTTGGGCAAAGCACAATAG ATGCTGCAGCCCCAAAGCCAGCATTTGGGTTCATGGcaagcaccaccaccacctcttctTCAAGCAGCTCTACCCCTGCCTCAGCCCCCATCCCGGCCCCCAGTACCTTCCTGTTCGGGCAGAGTGCCTCTACTGAGGCCACCCCAGCCAAGTCCTTCTTGTTTGGGCAGAGCCAGGACAGCCTGCCTGCCCCTGCAGTCTCTCTGAACCCTGGCCCGGCTCAGCCCTTCCTGTTTGGGTCTGGACCTAATGCTGCTGCTCCCTCCTTCACTTTTGGAGCAGCTGCACCCTCCACTGCAG ctcCATCAGCAGCCCCTGCTCCATTTGTATTCAGCCCTGCCTCCTCCACTGGGTTTGGGTCAGGACAAGCTCCCAACTTTGGTCAGGGCACCCCTCATACCAGTGCCCCAGCGTTTGGTTCCCCTGCCCCGTCCCCCTTCTCTGCCACTGCCTCCCAGCCCCCTGCCTTCGGAGCCAAGCCCAACTCTGTCCCTGTGTTTGGCCACCAAGCCAACTCCACTCCTGCTTTTGGCTCATCTGTCCCCACCACACCAG GTGGAGGTTTCCAGTTCGGCGGAGCCAGTGTGTTCGGCACCTCCAGTAACAGCACGGGGGTGTTTGCTTTCGGAGGGGCACCAGGAGGGTCCCCCGCCCCTTCTGCCACACCCTCCATCGCAACCCAACCCAGTGCAACTGGAAGTGGTTTCAACTTCGCAGCGCCCCCTACCTTTAATATTGG ATCAAAGAGCACCACCTTCACTGCAGCTGCCACCGGACAGCACTCAATCCCCGGTCGCAAGATCAAAACAGCCGTCCGACGTAAGAAGTAA